Within Quercus lobata isolate SW786 chromosome 5, ValleyOak3.0 Primary Assembly, whole genome shotgun sequence, the genomic segment CGTCTCTTTAGTAGACTTGTTCATCTCGTTATCTTTTATGTTAAAACCATCGTCTTGTAATATTAGTCATATCCTTTAGTGGACGAACTCGTCAACTTTATGGGCTCGTCCGCTTTGGGGGCTTGGCGCAATCGTCCATTTCGTGGGTATTACTAAGTGACTCGTCCAATCTGTAGGTTTAAtgataaactcgtccacttgtggacttaataattttttattctcttagGATTGGGTCGTCCACTTTGGACTTAGCAATGTCGTCCGCTTTGTGGATTTAGTAGGGTCGTCCagcttgtggacttaataaggTCGTCCagcttgtggacttaataagaCATGGTTGTCCACTTTGTGTCCATCTTATGGacttcataattttttcatccTCCTAGGATGAAatcgtccatcttgtggacttaataagcttgtccattttatggacttgataatatttCATCCTCTTGAGATGAGGTTATCCACTTAATGGACTGCATATTAGGGTCGTCTATTTTGTAGACTTGGATTcctccactttgtggacttgttgaGATGACTAAGTGTTGGTACCTCGTCACCTTGTGAGTTGTCCACTTGGGGTCGTGGACTAATTGAGGTGACTAAATTTTGGAGCCTCGTTGCCTTTTTGGTCGTCTATTTGTAGGCGACTTAGTATGGTGATCATCCACCCATAGTCAACTTCGGTCACGTGTCTACCCGTAGGTGACTTAGCGTAGTGACCGTCCACCCGTGGTGACTTTGGCCATGCGTCTACCCGTAGGTAACTTAGCATAGTGACCGTCCACCCATAGGCGTTGGCCATGCGTCTACCCGTAGGTAACTTAGCGTAGTGACCGTCCACCCGTAGGCAACTTTGGCCATGCGtgaataaactcctcttattaaaataaaccaTGCATTCATAGAAAGAGtagttcttaaaaagaaaacgaagacctgccctttgggctttaaaagagttattgtagcaaaaactaaagtaaatagAAAAACTGAGGAGTATAGCTAAAATTTACTAAGGTAAACTAGAAATAAAAGGGGTGCTGCTCTTCATGCCATCCTTTTTACTGGTAGTACTTCCGTAGGTGCTTGGTGTTCCACGGGCAGTGTAGCTTCTGTCCGTTCAGCGTCTCCAGTTCTTGCCATCTTCTGCCCTCTGTCCTGTCGCGTATCCTTTtgcctttctctcttctctcgaGTCAGAAGCGCGTCctcagcattcatgtacttggttgCCCTGTAAAGCACGTCCGACATAGTTTTCGGGTCATTCTTATATAGTGAAAATAGGAACTTACCCTTCCGCAGCCCATTTGTGAAAGCGGCTACAAGTATCTTGTCGTTAGCTTCATCAATTTAAAGCGCCTCTTTGTTAAAGGGTGCTATGTAAGACCTTAGCGTCTCATCTTCCCGCTGCTTGATGCTTATCAAGCATGCTGTAGACTTCTTATACCTgtgtcctccgatgaagtgcgAAGCAAACTGggcgcttagctccttgaaagtACTGATGGAGTTAGGCGTCAGCCTGCTAAACCATATCCTTGCGGGACCCTTCAGCGTGGTGGGGAAAGCTCTGCATATGATCTCGTCGGGtaccccttgaaggtgcatcaaggtcttgaAGGACTCCAAATGATCTAGAGGGTCTTTGTTTCCGTCGTAGTTTTCCACTTGCGGCATACGGAACTTTGGTGgaagggggaaggagttgacggacGCGGTGAACGGCGAGTCGGTTCGGTGGACCAGATCATCAAGGTCGCTGGACACCCGTCCTTTGAGGGCGTTCATCATGAcatccatctgttccttcatcgcctgcatctccgcgacaATGTGGGGTTGAGCCATATCAGTGACGGATGGACAGCTCATATCTTGTTGCTTGGGTCTGCTTGGGGCATTACTACCTTCCGGCCCCTCTTGGTCTCTTCGCTCGGCACTGGTAGCTTCTTGATTTTCCCCTTGGGTACCCATAGCGGCGTTCTTTTGCCGTAGCTGTTCTTCAAGGTCCTGATTCTGTTTGGTGAGACGTTCCACTGTTGTCATGAGGGTTTGGACCTGCCTCTCCAGGGTAGTGGGTCGCAGCTCGTCTCCCTGAACGTTGTTGGTAGTTGCCATCGAGTGAGTAAGTatcatgcaactctttgtccgGGAAGCGATAGGCTAAAGTATGCTtcgttcccacagacggcgccaactgatgatgccgaaaaatcgtcagtgagctACACGGCACTCACGTGCTCGAAACAATgcctgcacaacacaaaaagagaagacctcacagagagcaccggtatggtgccggccaaataccctccgaaggtcaagttagaacttctcacaactctaaagtgttagagagggtaaattatgcgtaccttagcTAGTGAGgatattggggcttttatagtagtaaatGATTGACTTCTTTTTCTTGCTGTAGAagttttttccttataggagtttTTATGAGCGTATTTTGcggaatcctttccttgtaggagtttAACACTGAGCGtgatgtgcaaggtatttccTTATATACCCATGCGTGGAAGTCAAGTCAAGGTTATGTCGGGATCGTCAGAGATTCATATATCCCCTTCAGCTTATtctcttcagcttactgccttcagcttacggCCTTCaacttactgccttcagcttactctcttcaTTTTACTCTCTTCAgtttactgccttcagcttactgccttcagcttactctcttcagcttactgccttcagttTATtgtcttcagcttactgccttcagcttacggtcttcagcttactgccttcagcttactatcTTTAACTTACTCTCTTCAGCCTActctcttcagcttactgccttcagcttactgccttcagcttactcttTTCAGCTTACggtcttcagcttactgccttcagcttactatcttcagcttactctcttcagcctactctcttcagcttactgccttcagcttactgccttcagttTCGCTTactccctcgtcgaggtcgtcagcctcgttagGGTCGTCAACTTCGCCTCTCAgggtcgtcagcctcgttagggtcgtcagctttCCTACTCCCTCACCGGGTCATCAGCCACGTTAAGGTCGTCAGCTTTGCTACTCCCTCATCGgggtcgtcagcctcgttagggtcgtcagcttcgtctGCTCCCTTGTTAGGATCGTCAGCTTCGTCAAGGTCGTCAGCTTCGCTTACcccctcgtcggggtcgtcagcttcgcttaccccctcgtcggggtcgtcagcttcggctactccctcgtcgaggtcgtcagcctcgtcagggtcgtcagcttcgtctACCCCctcgtcagggtcgtcagcttcgcttaccccctcgtcggggtcgtcagcttcacctactccctcgtcgaggtcgtcagcctcgtcagggtcgtcagtttcgcctaccccctcgtcggggtcgtcaACTTCGCCAactccctcgtcgaggtcgtcagcctcattagggtcgtcagcttcgcctactccaTTCAACTTAGTAGTGTCAGCTTTCCATTTATGACAAGTGAGGCCGACGGGTCTATTTTGAACGTCGCTTCATGATACTATATTCATGAATATTCACATTCACAATTTTACCCTTATCAGAAAGCCACTAAAGGATTTGGATTTAGATATGGCTTCTCACTTTTTTAATGCCATTCTCTCACTCACAAGGTTTGTGTTTGTGGATGAAGAAGGGATTTATAGAATCTCTATCAATACAATAAAAGAGATGGAAAAGAAAGATGGGAACTTGTTTTTTCTCAAGGAAAAACTCTCTCTTTTCATACAAAGGCTTGACTTCAATAATCTTAACACTTCTTGCATTTCTAGGGTTTGTTCAGCTCTTATCTGAAGCCTCTTGCCATGCCTCACAActctgtgtgtgtttgtgtgtgtgtgtatgttagCAGATGTGCAATGAACAGGTACATGGTAGAGTACAGAGATCGTGCAACTTGTGACCTGGTCGCCACCTAAGGTCACGAGATGGTTGTGAGGTGCATGACTATACTCTTATCCAAAGTACTAGCCATGTGGATCTCGCAGGCAAGCTAGGTCATGAGCAAGTTGCCTCTAGGTTGCAAGATCATTGGTTGATGCTGCTTCGAATCTTCAAGAAAAGGCTTAAGTACTTTACCCCAAAATATACAAATACCCTGGAAATAGCACATCAACATTAAACATACTACAAACAAGCTTTTGTCACTGaatcaacactaaaacatgacttctcataataataaattaaatgtcACATCACCATATGTTGATGCATTTTCTAAGAGTAAAGATATAgtgagttattattattactttgcACTGTTGGAAGTACTATACTGTCTATACATACTCTTTGTCTTTTCCCAGTAGGATTACAGTCTTAAAGAAAGTTGATCCAAAAATTTCGAGACTAAAGTTTTGTTGTTGAATTACTATGTTCTATAAGCACTgtcattattttcctttttttccttttatgggTAGAGATAAACACTCTCATGAACTACAACAACTAGAATGAAGAATCTTTATAAAAGTATTTTGAATAAACTGAAAAACGGAAAACCACTATTTCTGATACAtacattaatgaaaaaaaattaagtcataTACATATGTTAACTGCAGCCACATGAAAAAGAGTTTAACAACAACATATATCAATGAGAATTATTCTTTACTGTGTAAAAAGTTCGAGTCAATAGTTACAACAAATTAAGTAAATGTGAATCATTCCAACTCTTGCATCAACATGCAAAACAGTAGAAGTTCTCTCCTTCCATGATTCCATCATGCCTTTTTGTATTACAAAGAAAAGATTTAAAGTTCCAGTCTTCCAGAAATATTGGTCCCCAGTTTATTCAATGAATTCCAACTCCTAAGCACTTTACAGAGCAGTTGGTCACTATGAGTTGCAAAACCTATAGTTGGCAGGATATTTATCGCCCAACTAAACCATGCTTCAATATATTATCCACCAATTGTACTTATTAATCTCTGCTCGTAATGATGGTCGATCTTGGCAGTCCTCAGAAGTCAGAACAAGCTGAAAGATACTGTCATGTACATTATGTACTATAGTTAATATTCCAAAATAACTAAGAATGCTATTATGAGTACACAAATAAGGCGTGTACTCTCATAAGCAATAGTTGGTACTCATTCGTTTGGAGACAACTGGGGCGGTTCTTTATCAATTGAGATTCTTTGGACTGATGTGTCAAGTGATGGTTGTACTTTCATCATATCATCCAAAGCAATCTGAACATCTTCACTAGAATCAGTAGCATCATCCTCACCCTCAGGTTCAGCTGCAAAATGAGTAAAAAACTAATTGGATATATATAAACTTCCCACATTGAAGTAATAATGAGAAATAGTAATTGGATATGTACGAACTCCATAGGTTGAAGTAATGATGGTATCTTGTCTAGGGGAGGTAACAATGTTTAATATCCACGATTTACTGTTTTACAGTGCGCTAATTGGATGgcaagattttgttcaaatttatgctgaTAATCTCAGCCTTACCTTTGATGCTGTTGAAAGTACATTCTGCATGACACTGACAATGttgtaatttaaatttcattttagcGACACTAGAAGAACATGTACTCCTAATGTACTACGGAACCTTTTGAGTACCACTTAGACCACTAGGGTTATAATAAGAAGGCATTACCTTATAGAATTACAAGAACTTGTCTCAGTGCTAGTATACCAGGCTGACTTGCAGTTATAGTGTTGCAAAATATATGCTCCCATTTCAAAATAGACAAAATGTACAACTTCggtttattattttcttttatttaagtATGACCCattcttcaagaaaaaaaaaaaaaaattagtatgaCCTGTCATAAATCCATATGTTGAAACCCTTTTGCTGCAACAACTTGAGAGATATCACAATCTCAGTCATGGTtctgaatttgaaaaatatagggGCTTGCTGTTATGTTTCATGTTGGGTGTTTTGGTGTAAGAGTGTTCATAACTCTACCTGTAACAAGTCACTTTGCAGTGTGTGGCCAATTCCTTTTTGTGTATTTGTATTGAGGGTTGTAGTTAGTTTTCAGCTCCTGGTTTTATTTGTGTAGATGTGGCTTTAATGGTCTGCAGCTAAGCTACAGGCttgtaatttcttttgttgTGCTAAATGAAATTTCTCGCTTATCCAAAAGGGAAAATATAGGAACTAAGAACTTAAATCATTTAAGTACCTTGCACAAAACCTCATGTTTTGTCAATTGATGCATGCATAAATCCTTTCATCTTCTCAAGATACTTTTTGTAACTCATATGTGCAGCATTTTTCTCACATGTATGGGGAGTTCATGTGTGTGACATAGACCCGTTATCTAACATACTCTTTTACCAAAATGCATTATATGGTGCATTGACTTAGCAAAACTTGGGAAAGTTGGATATATAGTTTTAAAGTACTGAACTTTCCCATATACTTCAAaaggatttatttttttggaaaaattgaaacatattaaaaagcattataatttataaaggATCCTTCACCATGATCCAAAAAGAATATTAGAGAGTTCACAAGCCAATTTTTAACCAATCAaacctttcctttttcttcctcttatttTCTATTAGCACAGCAAGAATTGAAGATAAATTcaagaatgaaaaatgaaaaatttcccctttctttcccctaaatagataaattaatcCTAAAAAATGTCATACTAAATAATGACACAAAAACTCTAATGTTACACATTATTTGACGTATTTTTATCTTACACTAAGCTtggaaatgcaaaaaaataataataaataaaaataataaaaaaagatattaaaaaaaaaaagaaaaagataaagatggAAATCTAGGAAGAGGGATACGGATAATCCTTTTATCAATGATGAGAGGAAATGTCTTAGATCTATATTGAATTGGTAAGTATATATATCAATCAAATGAATTTCATTATGATGTGGATCAATTCCATTGGGTTCGGTCTTGAAAAATTTCTTGCGttaaatactatatatatatatatatatatatatagagagagagagagagagagagagagagagagagagatttatgaATTTCTTTGAACTATTCGTTCATATAAACACAGTCTATAAAGAATATGTTTGCTTTAGCTTGaaatcacaattttatttttttcatcatcaGCCTATGTCGTGCTTTCTAAAATCTCACTTTTAGAAAATGTAGCTGTAAGCAAAAtaatccaaaaataataatctcaTCCAAATTCACtccaattcaaaaaaaaaaaaaaaaaaaaaaaaaaatcaatatctgGGATGCAAGAATAATAGAATCCAGAAGAGAACCCACGTACAAAGCATATCAACACAACTACTCATGTGAAAGTTAGATTGTCCTACGATAAATCTTCATATAACTAATAATTATTGTAAATCACAAATACCTAAAACAAAGTGAAACATATACACATTTTAAAAGTCCAAGAACCTTAAGATTCAGCTGTTACACCCAGAATGTCAACTACCAAAACACAATTTTGTGACATACCAAATTGTAcccattaataaataaataaataaaaaatattgacaaaaatatgcataagaataataaatagaaagatgaatgaattatttatataaataaaatgaaaaaaataatgagtgTACCATTGCTGTGATGATGAAGGGGAGAGGCAGAGATGTGATGGTCGGGGTCATGAACATTAATGGGGAAGAATGATGAAGGGGATGATTTTGTGTGTGTCACACGAAAAGGTTGACGAGCacttgatgttgatgatgatgaggatgttGATGATGCTGGGgatggaggtggtggtggtggtggcggtggagGTGAATGAAGGAAAGTAGTGTTGACATTGTCGTCGTTGGTAAGAGGCACTCGATGGGACCTAGTTTCTAagatttttcttctcaattctTCTCTGCTATAATTGTTGCTTGccatttctctctctcgctctcgctCTAGGGTGGCTTTGAAAAAGCCAGACACTCTGACAGGTATTTCTagtgaaaaaaaatcacaccaTATTGACCAAATGGCtactgaaaatagaaaatggcaaaaaaaaaaaaggctcttgCTCTGGGGTGGCTTTGAAAAAGCCAGACACTCAGACAGGTATTTCGAGTGAAAAAAATCACACCATATTGACCAAATGGCtactgaaaatagaaaatggcaaagaaaacaaaaaaagaaaaaagaaaaaaaaaaagaaaagaaaaaatgtcaGAAGTGGGATTTGAACCCACGCTCTCTCACGAGAACCAGAACTTGAGTCTGGCGCCTTAGACCACTCGGCCATCCTGACTGTCTTGTTAGTGAAATTCaataccttttatatatttatttaacataTCTCTAAAAAACTAATCTCATCACACCCGCTTTATATGTGCaatgagattatttttattttatttttttttttctttggtctaGTGTCACAATTTccccattaatttttttttcttttagtaagtttgttttgaagatatGAATTACTAAAAGAGCATCCTATTTTATAGGCGTTATAAGTGGAGTTGGAGGTATATTGTTACCAGGTTGtacttaagttttttctttgttaaatatAGGATTTAGAAGTATTTTTAAACCAGATAAAAGTCTAGTCCAGTccaaagagaaaaattttcttataaatagtatagataTCCATATTTTTGCACACTATTGACGTGCTCCTAGATTAATTTTTCACATTTCCATTTTTGCGTCaaatttcattctttgttttaattattataaaggAATATCAGATTTCATTGAAAACACATAGCTAGaatgaaaattttcctttttatcaatagtttttaattttcaaaatttattaaaagagagtaaattttttaattaaagagaagaaaaagaccCATAAAAAATTGTCACTTTTAGAATGGAGTTTTAGctgaaaaaattttgtttcctcaaCCCCCACCCCCCTCTTAAGCagtgaaataataataatgataataataatataattttaattcttaaatagaaaaatactattacctctctctctctctctctctctctctctctctctctctctctctctctatatatatatatatatatatatatatcactatcAAATCTTCTatggaaaaaagagaggaaacaaATCAAcctatattaattttatttattttttaacaatccTAATCAACTTATAtatgtaagtaaaaaaaaaaaaaaaaatgataattccATCCAATTCTTGCTTGCTATTAAAACAAGATCTCTACTTTGAAGACATGAAACTAGCCCCCTTCCTCTCCCCTCTTATATTCATCGAGCTTTTTTGCTTTCCTAGCTCATTCTCATCCATGGACTCTTAATGTATACGAAAAAGTGTGGTTCATTCGATAATGAATTAAATGACACATTACCATATGTTGATGCATCTTTTTTAGAGTAAAGAGGTAGTGAGATATTATTATTGCTTTGCCTTCAAAACCTCataatagaaaatgttttctatTACAGGGC encodes:
- the LOC115990207 gene encoding uncharacterized protein LOC115990207, whose protein sequence is MATTNNVQGDELRPTTLERQVQTLMTTVERLTKQNQDLEEQLRQKNAAMGTQGENQEATSAERRDQEGPEGSNAPSRPKQQDMSCPSVTDMAQPHIVAEMQAMKEQMDVMMNALKGRVSSDLDDLVHRTDSPFTASVNSFPLPPKFRMPQVENYDGNKDPLDHLESFKTLMHLQGVPDEIICRAFPTTLKGPARIWFSRLTPNSISTFKELSAQFASHFIGGHRYKKSTACLISIKQREDETLRSYIAPFNKEAL
- the LOC115990208 gene encoding zinc-finger homeodomain protein 10-like; translated protein: MASNNYSREELRRKILETRSHRVPLTNDDNVNTTFLHSPPPPPPPPPPSPASSTSSSSSTSSARQPFRVTHTKSSPSSFFPINVHDPDHHISASPLHHHSNAEPEGEDDATDSSEDVQIALDDMMKVQPSLDTSVQRISIDKEPPQLSPNE